Within Lytechinus pictus isolate F3 Inbred chromosome 7, Lp3.0, whole genome shotgun sequence, the genomic segment AGTATTCATCCTCAATTGGTACCTCAGATGAAATATTTCCATTATACTTTCTCAAACCCggttatatttgtataatatatctATGATCCTCCagacatctgaaaaaaaatgacttaccaacttgaatagaaaatatcacaataaaaagataacaaaatgcatgaaacatgtaatcaaagaaataaaacaatttcttACCCTTCATCTTTCATTTGTTCATTGTGCACTAATTCTTTATCAAGTTGATCCTGTAACAGTTTCTCTTGGGCTTCTGATCTGGTGCGATTAGTGTCAAAACGGCGTATGACCTAAATAGAAAGTTTGACAATGGGGTAATAAATAAGATTGAATAGATACGAATCATGTAAAAACTCGTTCATTGTAATGGAATAGCACAATACATGATACAATTCATAATGCAAAAAAACCACACTGCATATCTCAGAAACACTACAGCACTAGGTCATGTCAAAGGAAGAACGGTAGCCATGTTTtttcactatcattatcattctttttttttttagatgacaGTTTTCATCGGCCCAGTAgcaatagagtaccgaagtgtgacgttaCTTTTTGCATATTCGTGTTTCTAtatcatattttggtagagcttGATGAATAATCCCCACAACCCAAATATTGTGACAATCGGTCCAAGGGATCCCAAGATGtaacctcatgaatacataattagccccattgaagtcaatgtattattggcctggttctaaaagtTAGAAACCAGGCAAATAATGAATTGACTTCattggggctaattatgtattcatgagatcatatctcaggcccccatggaccgattctcaccaaattttggaagtgggggtttttcatcatgctataccagaatatggtatcaaaaacgctgaaatttataaaagtttttttttacatcatcacttcggtactcttTAATGAAATCATCCTCAAGTAAGGCAATTCATATCCCAGAAGCAACTTTCTTCATAcatttcaatactaattatgCTCAGCAGAGGCCCTTTTTCATAAGTAAATTAACTTTGTCATGATGGTAAGTACCATATACACCTTGACATTAATTGAATGCCGAGCCCTTTAACCatgaaagttaccataatggcaagAATACTGTTACCATAGGTCTTTGTGAGACAAGACCCAATGACTAAAACTTACCTTCAGAATGTCATTAAGCTCTAATTTCTTGGCAGTCAACTGTTCTTGAAGGAGATCTACTTGTTTCTTTTGAGCTATGTTGGCTTCTTTCTGTTTCTTGGTCTTCTTGGCTGTGTCATGctatagataaaaaaaaaatcacacccAACATTAACCCGCTGACTATTGAATTATGTGCATcacatagactttgtacagggACTACCCAGTACAAGGAGTCAATGGGTGAACAGAATCTTagtaaaacacacacacacacaaaaggaTTTCAATACTATACACACCTTTGAAAATTTACCTTACAAATTTAGTGATTAAAATCACCTTACAAATTTAGTGATTAAATTTACCTTACAAATTTAGTGATTACATATCAGAAAGCTACAAAGATTATATCCTGTAAACATCAGCCCACAATCCTGCTAAAAGGCAGGGTGATTATGCTACATTATTGTAGAATACTTCCACATTTCAGATAAAGTGTTAAGTACTATAAAGGCAAATATAAGTAATCATTATTCGATTTGTAATTATGACTTACCACTGCCTGTTTGAGTCTTTTCTTCTCTTGCCTTGCATCAGATCTCTCCTGTATCATGTCTTCTTTCAAAATCACAATCCCCGTCTCAAGATCTACAATCTATTACACATCAcacaaaaaaacccaaaaataataacattttagattttcacatttcaaacttaattaaaaaaaattcacaatctTAGTCCCATACAACTCAAGCTTTTATCCAAGCcaataaattttattcatacaatgtatatcaataaaaaattacTTTTGCTAAGTAGGTTGTGTCCATGGTATTGCATATTAGGTTACTCACAATTTAGAACTAACTTGATATCACAATGATACACTGCATCATCCAAAATGAGTTATCAATACATAAAACTTTGTAGTTGCAAACCAATAGTGAAAAGAGTCATGTCTTACAAAATGgatgaattaatattttcagtTGTCCCTCCTTTCCTTATTTTACTTACAGCTATCTTTCATTGATTATACATTATTGAAGAATTCGTTTTGTCTAAATTGTATCAACACtcaatgtacatatttttttcaatttcatgataGATATTATTTTGTCCTTACAGAACTCAATATGATCAATATAGTCTCATGCCACAGTCACAATGGCAATACCGACACCACACCCATCAAATCTATTACAATGACATACCACTGGTTGATTTGTAGCTGATCTCATTGGTGAGACTGAAGCATCAGTGTCACATGTAGATCTCAATTCTTAACTTAAATCTTTTGGCAAAATCACACTGTTAGAACTATATCACATATTAAAACATAATCTTGAATTGTGCATATTCATCATGAATATGTGTGCCCTGCATGTATCAAAATGTACCTTTTGATTTGTCTCACGTAGATGATCTCTTGTCTCATTCAGCATAATTTGTTTTCTGTTGATCGAATGGAGAAAAGGACGATTCTATTAAGTTCAATAGCTTGTGACTCATTCATAAACAAAAGGGCAATTCCACATGAACAAAGTAATTCTGTTATCACAATTTTTAGAGATTGTGGCTGTTTTTCAATCTTGTCTTCACTTTCCCAGTACTAGCCATTgagtcattttcacaaaacaaatattCTTCTAGAGCTGACTATGCATTACACCTATTATGACTATGACAGTGCGATTCCTCATGTAAGCTTTGTTCGTCACCAGGATGTGGATGTTCAGTatcatcaatttcattatttctactATAAATATGAAGTGAGAGGATTGCTTTTCTCATCTGGAACTACTCCCAAAGCCTTTTGCAATAGTGTAGTCTTCTGTATTATGAAAATGTACTATAGGTTTgtttttcacatatttttttttctttaagaaaggaaaaaaaaaaatagcaataaaaacaaatcacaaaTGAGTTATCTCTTAATAGGAATAGAGTAACTAAAAGTTGGAAGATGCTTGAAAGGTTATTCTTACCCAGCCTTATCAGCTAGACGTTGATTGAGTTGTGAAATGACCTCTTCATGCTGGGCTCGCACCATGTCTCTCTCAGGActgtacataataaaataagaGAAACAAAATTACTATGATAGACATATTGAAAATCTGTAAATATTCTATATATTCCCTTTACATACACCAATCTTagcaaaaaaagtaaattctGTTACTCATAGATGCTTGCAAAGAAAATATCAAGTCAGGTTTATCAGCTGCAAATGATACTgccacaataaaaaaaaacaatctcaactgagagaaatagaaaaaacaaaataatttcaattaaaaGTAAACCATCAGTATACAGCACATAGGTAGAGTCATAAAGACATAAGCAAATTTAATAAACATTATATTAGAATGTGAAAGAACAGGTGCTTACGCAAGAATTGCATTCTCCTTGCTCAATTTCTTGTGTGTTTCCTCCAGATCGTCAATGGTCTCATTCAGCAATTGCAATTTATCCTGAGACAAGaggaaaaaaaacccaacaaattTGACAAAGTTTGATTTCATACCCTAGATATAAAGCTGTTTAGTTAGGTACCCCAAGTCTGCCCCTACGCATATTATCTGCATGATTCTAATAAAAGAAGACCCACAATGAGTGACCACAAACTTTATGCCTGCAATGCTTAGACagatatgtaatataaaatatgattcaaaatggtggaaaaatgttgaatttcaggcatttcatgtaacagcctcaaaatgcagccttttgTGATGTCATGGTACTGCCTATGATTAGGGTTGGGGTGGGCATGACCTCAACCCTATCAAGCCCGTTGAAGAcccctttaaacatttttcttgATAAATCTGTAACCCGAAAAGATCGCGCCGGGGACGTTTCAtggattttttccttcaagtcttgcgcaacttttaaGACCAAATTCATGGCGCTGCCAGGGGTACGCAGTTCTGAAGTTACATAATATTTTGTAAGTgaatgtcagaccaaaaattgcttaaaaatgtgatttcatgtacaaatccaatacaAATTCAGTAcgtagccaaaattcataaatgtatcactatttttattattactgaCTAAAAGCAAtagatttcatgttatttatgaCTGAAATAATGTTGCCAAAgatatccattaaaaaaatgcaaaaaataaagttggaaaaataaagaaatatagagTGTCCACACGAAAATCTAGAAGTTGGGGCTATATTTAAAGATTTACagccaaattatgattttatgcattaaATTAtgatcaattaaaaataaatttgaataattctgGCACAATTGACAATTGAATCGTGGGGATTACTTCATGGGTGAtgtgcgtgccaattttcatcGCGCGATCAACGGCCGaaatctgaggggggggggagctgttTATGCCCTCCCTGGGCTGTATGCAATTTCAATATAGCCTGGGCTGTATAGGGTTAAAGCCATCTGCAACTAAGTACTGAACTATTCTCCTTTTTACTTTCCCACCTCTCAATAATACTGTTTCTCCGTTGATTCAATTTCATCCACTATCGACCCAAtccaacaaaaaaggaaaaaataccCCAATAAATGGAATCAAGACATGTATTTCACAGGTCATACTACACTTGAAGATCACCAAATTCCCTTGACATTCTCAAACAGGATAATTCAAATGTCTGTGATTCACCTGCAAATTTTTGAGCTCATCTGCATTAGACTGTCGAGCTGATTCAAGAGCCGCCATGATTTCTTTCTTGATCTGATCAGGAAAGAACTGAAGCTGATGTCGAAGAATACTTGAGTTGATTGTCTCTGTCTCCAGAAGCATGTGGAGCTTCACTCGCTCTGCATCCTGAAACAAGGAAAGTGAATTACTTGATTAGCTTTTAATCTTCATATTGGCATCCAATATATCTTTCCTCTACAAGATTAATTATCAGATATAAAAAGGGCTTCAGATAGTGTTTTACAATTTAAATGCATTGTCGATTTAAGTATTTGAACGATCAGTTTccttgaaacattttttttttcagtattgaACAAAAACAGATACTGATGCATTAAGAATTACACACCATGCAAAGTCTTTAGACCCTCTTGTTCATGCAACAATACATGACAAGAATACCAATGTATTATTCATAGTTCAAATTAATGACACTCCAAATTTCTTAAAGCAACTTACCAAATAATCAGTACTTAGAAGCATACAAGATAATTTTACTTGTGGTGATTTCTTTCTGATAAGTTTTGACATTTGATGCCAATAAATTTGTAGGATCTTAGAGTCCACATATCCACTGACTGATTCTCATAACATAATGACAGTATACAGTGCTCACAGAAAATCTAAAATGGTGCTCTTGCTTGCAATATATTAGAGCTGTCCTTAACTCCTTTCAACTGTTTTATTGAAATAACTGATGTGACTAAGAGGCAATTTATATGATATCAAAGATGATTATCCTTTGATGCCATCTTTTTATATTGGGACCTTTGATATTGCTCCCGAATggttaaaataaatgaattttctgCCAATGTCATTCAGGGATCATGATGATTGAttgtaatcaattaaaataagaGGGGGACAGGTATAATAATCAAGAGAGCACAGAGTATGGGGAATGGAGGAAGTGAGAGTTAGAAAAGGataagagacagagagagagaaagagaagagagaagagagagggtGAAAGAGAAACAGCCAAAGAGAcaaatagagggagagagagagagaggaggtaTATAAAGGGGGAGATACAGGAACTGAGAGAAGAGATGTACAGAGAAACAGAGAGATGAAGGGACAAAAGCAGAGAGGCAGAGacagcagagagagagagagaagtggcAGAGATGAGGGGGTGACAGTGAGATGGTGGAGAAACCACTTGTAATACATATTGcaataatgtaaatatgccatcAACCTAGCTACAAAGAATACCATAATGATTGAACCCCTAAGGGAAGTTAATGCTGTTTgatttaaacacatttttttcatatcacccATGTTCAAACACAAATACTAGATTTTAAATGGCTATTACACTTTGTTGGGCTGTATATTAATATCTTTTATTGAAACAAGGGTTTgatgattgatttgaaaacaaGAACTCTATGAATCATGAATCATAGTTTATTTGTTGCTAAACCCTAAATTGGAGATCATAAAATGGTAAGGGAGAATGGCCATTatgggcctgtaacacaaagctcaACAATCATTGCAGAACAATGTCTTTATGATTGTGTGCATTGACAACAATGTACAAtctataaataaaaatcaagggtacaatcaatcgctaacaTTAATATTGAAACGATTGTAAACAGCAGGTTAGATACAGGATAATGTTAGTTCCTTGTGGTACTTTATTCTGGCAATATAATGAGTTTGCAGAACAACAATTAGATGATCATTGTGACCTAATGGTGATATAGGCAGGGTTTGGCTCAATTACAAAGTAATTGATGAATTAcgtaattaattacatttttggaGCAATTTAATTTGTAGAGTAATTTGTAATTGAAATTTTTTAGGAGAacgtaattgtaattgaaaaattgtaattgACTCAAATTACTGtcaattacttttaattacattcaattacattataacttaatttattattcaatttaCTCTGGATTGCTTATTTCTCTTTTCCCTTAGCTATATAGTGCTCTCTTGCATGAAACTGTATCCTTTCCCATGATAGGGAGGAAAGAGGAGATGCTATTGCTATAAAGAAGTGCACAAAATGGGTGGCGCtacatacaaaatatgaattgatCTGATTTATGACTTATAGAAAGTAATtgaattgtaattgtaaatttAGCATATCTTCAATTACGAAATTGcaattgtaattgaagaaagtaattgagcccaaccctggaTATAGGTGATTACTTACTaatcatgaatatgatgatgatgacgacgatgatgatgatcagatgacaatgGTGGCAATGATCAGATAACAAAGGTGGTAAGAATTGTATGACAATGGAGGttacaatgatgatgaaaagaACAAACTCCAGGAACAACAAAACCCTagaattaaattaaattgaCCTAGAAAACGTAAGGTAAACCTCACCAAATGAtagatttattatgaaaattgtGGGGGTTTGGCAAAGGTTGATATGAAATTCTTACCAATTCTTTGATAGCTTCTGATACTCCGTCAATCATTGTAATATCATTATCTCTGAAGCCAAATTCTTCACTCTTCATCCGTTCAGCTATCAAAGTAAGCAAAAAGCATAACACAATAAATTAAAAAGATACATCTACCTAGAGATCAAATACATGTCAGTTATCATGGCTGTCTTCCATCAACACTCTGGGTCCAATCATCACATAAACTGCCATCTTGCAAATCTCTGTCACCATTCCCATATGGCAGCTACAAGTTTAACTCAAACCTCGCATTGCCATTAGTATTTAAGCTTCTTGCTCTTGGCCAATAATCTTTGGAAAATTTACCACAAATTAGAGAAAGGtgtttttatattaaaatcgTCATCCATGTACTTTTTATCACTTGTAAATAATGTGCTCCCCGATCCCCAGTCTTGTCTTCAGATGGCTACGTAAACATTGGCAAGTTTTTCCCCCGTCTTCTCAAAATATAATTCTtggtggttttttttaatgaatatttgcttaaaaatgaaatcaacattctttgaatgtcggaaatgaagttctACATGTATCCCATGCAtaatttagggctagatcttttacaGGGAAGGTAGAAATCTTCGGGGCGAAAATTGCAACGTTGACCGCAGTATACGCACATGAATGGGGCACAATCCCTGGCTCTGTGGAGAATAAGCACACGTTAGTGATTTTTtctctctaggagcctcctggtgGAGGTGGGGGAGTATGATGGTTGTCCCCAAGTCTGCACACCTAAGagttgagttaagatttaacatgaacttctttttatttcacaaaatctttagGTTGATAacgttccttatattattatgaggaagtgtgccaaaaatctcataaaaatttgaaagaaatatatgattttctcGGGAAAAACCTCAGTCAATCATTTTCAGATTCAacaaaaaaatggtgccccatgtctgcgcacccattcactttgcatgGGATccagggattttgatgacaacagctgcattttgaggccgtcacatgaaattaCCATTGAAATCAAATGCCCAaagttcattatttttccactatTTTGAGtcgtattttttaatgaatgtctgtctatgtattgcatttGCATATGTATAGCTTGTGTttgttgcgtatcttcttttactagaaatAGAATCGCGCAGGTATGCGTATGTGCAGACAAAGGGGGACTGCACAGACTTGGGGGAACCTGTCATACCAGAAAAGAAAGGGAAGTACAAAAAAGAGGtgagaaataataatgattatgaaaataaaatgaaaatagataaatgatttagcatgtttagtaacATCTTACTGATCTTAGTATTGTATCGCGTTTTTTCCTGAACGTTATATAAACATGTTTTCTTTACCATAcatgatttcttttaaaaaaatttgttttcatgttgtttatctTATGATAAAGCATGAGGGGTCAGAGAGATTGCCGGccatttcgatatttcaagtttggttgaataaaaaatggaaaaggtgtggggaaaagagggagaaaatgtgagaaaataaaagaaaacacattttttttaaatattatatatGAGGCCCCTTATGGGCCTAAATTAccccggagaagttaaaatgacatccgtTTTGCCATGAAATTAATGACAGCCCCCataaaaataacttggcgccatcccagataaaatgcatcagagtgCAATCGAATGAcccccaaaaatgtttaaatgtgatatgtcagtgtggcttgccgtaaacgcattttctctcaatgctgacggtggcgggcggtgtgcaaagtcgatcatgcctacgtaggacatgtctggaggtgtctttctaaggtcaaggaccattcttcgtatcgcccaaatcggctttgtgaaacagttgagcgatatctcgttcttactcTTAGTTCTTACGTAGAacggttctacgaaagaccctttcatgcaacaggcctgAGGGAGCTCTGgcccggagctccctgggttaggcaTGACCTAGAACAgtcaaaagcttcggtctctgttatgttggttgttccgctgaactccgttggctccactcaccaaaatacagagaccgaagacgaagttctagctcgatctgtacaggggactcaatggccatatgtttatgtattactattaagttcggataaaacaggaaagTGAAGTTGCACGACAGCCAAAGTCAATGTTTTTTCCCCCGTTTttgtgcatttcaggccaaaacggaataattaatcaatcatcatctttattttggtaggTCTAGTTAAGTTAggcctagggctaggcctaCAGTTCTTATCTTATTCTAGGCCTAGCCCTAGGGCTAGGCcctatatttttatgaaataaagaaaaaaatcgatgagccccgtcggggggattttgcattgcattgttaaccccctaatggtggctgcacgatagcgagccgtctgtgtacgaggagaaattaaaaaaaaaaattaaatgtaaataaaaaaaactcctcgaaacagacggctgccagctgtctaggcaTGACCGGGCCCGGCCGCCAGAGCTTCGGGGTGTGTGTACGTGAATTCCCGGTATGGTACCGGGTTCCATTCGATGGTACGATACGGCGTAGGCTATAGCCTATAGTATAACCGCAGGGGCCGGGCCGGGCAATAAATAAAAACCCATCAAACCCAAATGTAATCCAAATTAAATAATAACCTAATTCTTGAAGACGCTGGAGTGCAGCATTCACTCCTGGCATTTCCGTGCTGGCAGACATTTTGGCCAAATTTCTCTGGATCCTGTTTTAAAAAAACCGTGTTGGACTTGGACTTTGGAGTACGGTAGGTCGCGAAGAGTTTCCCGTTGCCTGGGGTGCAAGTAAACAACTACAGAGGGCAGCATAGCGGAAGTATTTTGTTCAGTCCCATCCCACGTACTGATATCTGTGTTTAtaaaatagctgtattatttcaagcatcgcgattggtcaatacgcgtcacatgacatccaactttttttgtgcactgcacggtagtgcaaaaggtgtgcaacgaaaattgacattgcacgctcgagcaaaccagtgcggtagaagtccaacaaaactgtactgtaacttttaaaaaaattgtttctgtgttgctattttataaaacaaataatgcacttgctctgtcgtgcgtaaaagtaaatgcagagaaagctcggtttcttcagatggagcacactgggcactcgccgcaagcggctcgtgcacagtgcgactcctatctaaagaaacctcgcgtgctctgcatttccactaacgcactcggctgcatgcattatttgtataaaataaGACAGACGACTTGCATATACATTCACATACGAAGTTAGTGCTGGCTTCAAATTTGTCTAGATCTAAATTCTAAGTTAGATCAAATTGTGTTTCATCCGACGTCAATTTGCGGTGATGACGGCCCTTTAACATAATGATGGATACAGATTTGAAGAATGATTTCTACCATGCCCAAAATGTGAAGGAGGATGTGCAATTATTAGGCCAGGGCTTGTTGAGGAAAGGCCAAGGACATGAAGGAGGTGTGAAATGGAAAGATGACCAGCTTGTCTGTGAAATATCTGTGACTGCAAAACAGTCAAAACCAAGTTGTCATATAGGGGGTCTATTgcatattttcttctttatgtCAGCAGTAGGACTCACGGTTTTGGTGAGTATATTAAGACAGGGCTTGTTTATTGTTgaataaaatgtttatattttaatttttatgaacgcaaaaatgaaagtaaatcgAGGCGGCTCTGTCATGTCTGTTAATGGttaaataaaaagatgaaatatagtcataatttgtttaaaaagaatCACCATGCATTTGAATGTGATTTGCATGATGATAATCTAAATTATCTAGCTCTTTCTACATCACTAATTTAGTAACAGCCTATGGCTATGTCCCCTCCAGCTCCCCCTAAATTAAAGTGATGTATTAACTTTGTTGGTAAAAGTTGTGATTAATTGAATGTGAAATAGATTCTACAATGTAATATGTGTACGTCGTATGAAACATttcataaatgaaatgaaaaatggaaagtaaaatgaaaatgatgaagttAGGTGCAAAATATGGTCAGCCGAAATGTAGGGTCTTGTCTTTCTACTTCCATGGTCTTGTTCACTTTCCAAATTTCCTGGTTTCGGGATCCGGGTCGCTCTTGGCATTGTCACTCATCAGCCTCTATCGCTTTTGTTGAAGCTTTCATTTTgattatgaaacaccgaaattTTGTCGCAAATAGAAACTTTACTGAAATGACAGTGTTTGAGACTAATAATACCTTTAGCCTATATTGTGAGTCAAATTTGGAAAGCTTGATGAGAAGATCATGTTTAGTTAAATAGATATGATTACTGTATAGAATGAATAATTTCCATGGAATGATTTTCATGAATGTTATGATTTATTAAATCTTTTACCCAAATAAGATTATTTTAAATCCAATTTTCTTTTACAGTTCTGGAATGCAGTTCTCGCTATCATGATTAGTGTTCTGTTCTTTCTGTACATTCATTCTTCAGTTTCAAAAGGTAAAACTAACAAGTCCTTGACCTTACatgtgatgatttttttctaaaagtaACAGTTCATTGATGTGGGGAGCTGAATGACAAAGTAAAACTTAAGAAGTAATAAAACTGGTGAATCATAAATAGAGTGATAAAAGCTACAACTAAAGAGCAGCAAACAATGCAAGAACTcagaagacaaaataaaatggattGAAATTAGAATTCGGAGAAGTTATGTGTGTTGGTGTGTAGGCCTAATAGGAAAGGACTGAGGGAGACATGAGAAGAACCTGCATACAACATAGGGTAATCAGATAAATTGTACCAATAATACCTCATGAAATCTGAACTGAGGTGATACAGAAATGAACAGAACTATATATTTTACCAGACTGAATggattaaaatcaaacaaaatgaaacatacataaAATTACCAATTATAATacattgtgaatatttttttggtttcgattctcaatttttactgtatttttaatttttttatttctgtaatCTTCATtagaaataacattttaatttaattccATATTTGTAAACTCTAGGCCTATTTTTTAAGATCATTTTTCTAGAGTGTTTAAGTACACTTTGTTCTTGATAATCTCATTTTGTAATCCTCACTCATTGAATTGActatcttttgaatattttgatgtACTGTATTGTTTCCACCTTGATTTGTAGAAACACTGCTTCTGATATCTTCCCTTGGGTTGCAAATATCTTCGGAGTATGTCACAGGACGCAGAGTCACCCAGTTTATTCCTTTCAGGGCAGTTCAAGACATTGTTATCCATGAAGCTGTAACAATGGTGAGT encodes:
- the LOC129264917 gene encoding phosphatidylinositol N-acetylglucosaminyltransferase subunit H-like isoform X1, whose protein sequence is MMDTDLKNDFYHAQNVKEDVQLLGQGLLRKGQGHEGGVKWKDDQLVCEISVTAKQSKPSCHIGGLLHIFFFMSAVGLTVLFWNAVLAIMISVLFFLYIHSSVSKETLLLISSLGLQISSEYVTGRRVTQFIPFRAVQDIVIHEAVTMNKVVYYLAVLLKHQNGKEWTNSLVPVFMHSMPRLDKLQEIHASVHRMWDFEKNHLESSKAGGDNCAVR
- the LOC129264917 gene encoding phosphatidylinositol N-acetylglucosaminyltransferase subunit H-like isoform X2; the protein is MSAVGLTVLFWNAVLAIMISVLFFLYIHSSVSKETLLLISSLGLQISSEYVTGRRVTQFIPFRAVQDIVIHEAVTMNKVVYYLAVLLKHQNGKEWTNSLVPVFMHSMPRLDKLQEIHASVHRMWDFEKNHLESSKAGGDNCAVR